The Bdellovibrionales bacterium sequence AGGGGATCTCTCAGGTACCTCAGCATAATTTCGGGTGTGTACTGAAAAAATCCCGGACAGGCCTCTCTTTTTCGAGCAAGAAAAATCGATACCAAGAAGCGATTCTTTCCTTTTCAATCAAAAACCAATTCTTGTGGTTTTGGTTTTGGTTTTGACTTTTGCCTGTTGAATCAACATGGATTGTCTGTTCTTTTTTAAAGAGACACTCTCCCGACCCCAAAACAGGGTATCCAATAATTTGATCGGACAGCCACATTGTCACGAGCAACTGAGGCGAAAAACACTGGGAGATCTCGGCATAGGATAAGGCCTCGCCACTCCAAAATTTCAGAAGATCTAAGTCAAAAAATTGAAAAGGCACACCTAGCTCATTGCAAGTCAAAACAGCCCAGGAAATGTCGTGGAGATTGATCTGATCTTTATACCGGGCAACTGCTATTTTGACAGAAATTCCCGCCTCCAGAAATGACCGGAGCACTGTTTCGCTGTCCACCCCGCCCGAAAATAAAATCCAGATATCTCCAGTTACCTTTGCGCGAATCGTTCTCGCAGTTTCCATGCACTCATCTCGAAAATCAAGAGGACGACGGCGACACCGACCATATTTTACCCACCAGTTCTGTTCGGGATTTGTCCTAAAGGCCTCGAGTTTGTTATTGTAGCCAAACTTGAAATGAGAATTGTGAGTCAACTCAGGTCCTTGATATCCTACGACCTGCAACTCCATTGAAGCTCCCCCCTCTCAGCACCCAAAATGACCCACAGTGGGTCGGTTGATAGGCCGAAAATATCAATTTTCTCTGTCCTTGTCTTCACTGTCGAGTCTGTTGACAGATATATTTTTCAACAAACTCCAGCCCATTTGCAATAGCGAGAATCGGCTGGCCTGGCACGAATCGTCAGTTGCTGATTTCTCGCACACAATGTATAGAAGGCCACGAGGCTCGTTGAGGCGTGTTCGCGCTTTGGAAGAAATCGTATCGAGGTTTATCTTGTTTTATGAAATTTTAGTTCGAGATCAAGGGAAACGGCTAAGGAAGAGGGAACTCTTTGTGGTGATAGGATTGTTCTTCATCGCATTTTTCGCTAGGGCTGACGAGGCGAAAAGGCTGGAGAAATCGGTATTTACTCTTAAGGACTCAATTTTGTTTGCTCGAGATAATTCCCCAGCCTTCGATGATTTGAAGCGAAAACTGCAGATTTCCGAAATGAATGAAAAATCGGCGGCTTTTAAAATACTTCCGTCTCTTGATCTGGTTGCGAAAAACGGAGTGAGCGGAAGCTCTCCGAAAGATGCCTCTGGGCACCCAAGTGAATTCAGTTTGGGTCTTACTGAATCGCTTTACGACAATGGGGCCTCTCGCACGAATCATCAGATTGCAATACTTGACAAAATAGGTCTGAGTTGGAGTTTGAGGACAAGAAAGCTAAATTGGCATTGGACGTCGCGACTCGCTTTGTTGATTATTCTTTAAAATTGAAACTACTCGATATTCAGGAACGTCAGCTGAAGCTAGTCAAAACAGAATTCGAAATGGTCTCGAATGGCTACCACCAGGGATTAAAAACCAAGCGAGATTTCCTCCGATTCAAGTCGTATCCAATTCGCCGAGAAATTGATGTGACGGACGCAAAAAATAATGCTGACAT is a genomic window containing:
- a CDS encoding 7-cyano-7-deazaguanine synthase, producing MELQVVGYQGPELTHNSHFKFGYNNKLEAFRTNPEQNWWVKYGRCRRRPLDFRDECMETARTIRAKVTGDIWILFSGGVDSETVLRSFLEAGISVKIAVARYKDQINLHDISWAVLTCNELGVPFQFFDLDLLKFWSGEALSYAEISQCFSPQLLVTMWLSDQIIGYPVLGSGECLFKKEQTIHVDSTGKSQNQNQNHKNWFLIEKERIASWYRFFLLEKERPVRDFFSTHPKLC